The Vigna radiata var. radiata cultivar VC1973A chromosome 6, Vradiata_ver6, whole genome shotgun sequence DNA segment ggtgggacgatgaagatcccaaagtgaagaaaaagagttgatttgctggaaatcacctttttgtatttttaagaacaattttcattttccgttcttttcatttttactttcattggaacatgtaatttttgaatttttggaaaaatttttgggtagcatctactgagggatgctaaaaatttttaaatccactgaaggattccaggaaggcacacctactgatgggtgttggaaggaattgcacttactgacaagtgttaaacaggtttgggtcaagctcgtgaagttaaacaagcgctactaggaggcaacctagttttctctctttcactttcgctttttaaattcctagaataggttgaattttaatttcagtgtatattcttggcttgaatactttttctgaaaatgtttgactgaataatctgcatgatgagactatttgatgatgatttgatgtggatgataattgagttgcatttcatgttgatattctatgaaacagatgggtgatgaattatgattgtggttatgatgctaagcatgatgtatgaatgaatgttgtgtgagaaagcatgttgtgtgaggttttgagctccagagtttttatgattatatgaattgttcacaggaaagcatgaatcaTATTGCTTTAATCTCgatgattgaattgaattgcatgtgaatgtcagatgatcaaggccatttttgaaaagccttctctagccaaattttcacccacagagcttaaaatattataccctttttgaaccttagccttaaacaggatgtgaacccttgtcttgaaattctttaccttgagttgggatgagcttaactgtatgtgatgaaaaggttcaagtttggggttgcatagGGGAAATTGAAAAGCTGTTAAGAAGAATTGagcttaaatgttgaaaaagaaagatgcatgagaaaaaggaaaataagaaaaaatgcatgaagatgagctcaatgaaaaagaaaaagggaaaaagttgggaatgagagagattggtgaggaagagagttgtgcttaaatgtgaatattatgatagctctcttaactcaaggattttgttttccagaaaaaccaatttttcttggttagcccaacctcattacaagccttggaacagtccttttgatggcatttgcatgtaaagatgttgattgtttgagatgaatggcaattttatttcttgtgacttgggaatgatagagagttggagtgtcaccctaaacacttgagtgattgagtgaaacacttgcttggtatgaattgttaattttcatgactacatttttgcttagtggattggtcattcataatgtgtgaCATCTGTTGTGCGATCTATGGACTGAaatagattgaaagcatgcatgcattttaatttgatttcactaaagatttgagattgagtagtgtttgtcatgtactttaggagtgttgaatcattggatgaaataatataaagccaagctctattttgttgctgttttgttttgtttgcttgaggacaagcaaagttctaagtttgggatggtgatgaaggttgaaaaacagttattttcatatgccaatttagaccaaattactccctttattgcttagaatgagcttagaatcaagcaaaactcaataaatgagtctgtagagaatcaaaagctatttttagcgatattatgcttgttttgcattgttttgtagcatttttgagaaagtgaagtatggagttgaagatgaaggtcatagactcaagaaaagggaagaaaaatgaagaaatgaagagtcgacgtaccgcccggcgacaaattacaccgttgggcggtctaGTGCGAGGAGTGGCACCAGGCAGTGCAGccaggcggatttgcgattagaggcaaaccgtcgggtggtacacccctaccgccgggcggtagcgcggtttgagggaaaccgccgggcaaaacaagtgtgacgtcgggcggttgtctgctaggcttgggcctgttttctgtgacgttcctcaactataaatagccctgttgcgattccaatctcattcttttgacagaagggagcggccagacctaatttcactctatggagaggatctcttggatgcttaggctccatttcttcttatctagggtttgcttttccattcttcatccatttttcatctagtttcaccatgacaatggtgaactaaaccctattgttgttgggggaaacaatgtaatattttgatactctcttctattgaaactctggtttatttatatggtttccatatgctttgattattaattgttgggttctcatctgtgcttaatgcttttatcgtttaactcattcgataactgttgtttgtctttattgatacgggaacgtacagtaatgtcatgaactggtgagtaattccttgattaagcaataccacctaaggataggggtaggacgatcaattgtttttcacttttgctctataatgcattattaattgctaggggaggctagggatagcaagccagtaattagtaataggctctttttgccgagggatcggattaagggtaggccaagaaagttgcataacaattcgttaatcaagcaaataaatcaaggggagtaaataagagagagcggataagatgaaattgtaaacccccaacaactccattcattcatcgttttcttctcgtgaattgaatcaatctcttttgcatgtttatattttgttctcatacccaatcaattaatttttgttttcaagtcttacgatcttaattgacacgaacgataaggccttttgagtctcttgggaaacaatacttggacttaccattttattattacttgaacgatttggtacgcttgccaatccgttaacaggttgcctcctaggtagcgcttgtttaacgtcacgagcctataTCCTTTAGTGAATACATAATCAACCTAGCATCCCTAAGTCAATGCTACCcaacaaaaattgtttaacaaaaatccaaaaattacaaaaccaaaattaaggAAATTAATGTTCAACAATCACTAGGGTGCCTcgcagcaagcgctcttttagcTTCACTAGGTTGACCTATTAAAGCTCACGTTCCATCCTTCATGTTGGTGTTCTCTTTGCCTTaatcacaccaactcatcaattgcttCCGGTCCACTTTCTCGACTCTCTTAGAATATGGATCTTCAATCTCTATCACTCTATTCTCTTGAAAGCCTTTCACCACCCACatcttcttcttgtatttcaccGGTGTACCAAGCTTGAATAATGCATCCTTCAAGTCAAAGTGGACTATCCCTCCTTTTCCAACCTTCTCCTCTTCCTTTACCAgcattaaaacacaattattacCTTTGTTAACCACTTTAGCAGACTCAGGCCTATCAACTGCTGCATCCTTCTTTGAAGCTTTATACTTAGCCCTTTTTTTTATTCGCATTTGCTTCTCTTTGGAGAGATTATAGATCACCTtttcttcttggtctttaagcATAATCACCCCATCATAGACACTTATGACCACTTTGGTCGTCTTCATGAACGACCTTTCAAGAATCAACGGGATCCTATCATCCTCCTTCATCTTTATTATCACAAAATCAACCAGGAATTCAACGCTTTCAACACGAATCACCACATCCTCCACCACACCATAAGGTTTCTTTGATGATCCATCCACCACAACCAAGGAAATATTTGTTGGCTTCAATGTCAGACCACCAATCTTCTTCAAcatagataggggcatcaaattaatactcGAATCAAGTAAAGCTCTCCCTATCTTCACACTCCCAATGGTGCAAGGAATTGTAAGGcctcctggatccttcatttttggaGGGTGTTTTCTCTTCAAAGGGCCATTGCAAAATTCCTCCATAGCTTTCTCTATCTCTTCTCCAATATATGGCTTTACATGCCTAGCATAAACAGGAGTTTGTTGCAATGCTTCAGTCAATGGCGTAGTGATCTCCATTTGGttgaagatttctctaaagTGCTCACACttactctctcttttctctcttcttatttaaGGTTAGGAAGATCTCTctcatctttttctattttctcttctttttctattttgaattgGCACACCCCTTTCACTATGAGTTTTATTCTCATTAGCTGTCATGCTTTCAATCAACTCATAGGCTTCATCAGCAGTCTTTCTCTTGATAttacctccagttgaggcatccaacatAAGCCTTGACTGTGTACCAAGATCTCCAAGAAATGTGAGAACCACAATTGTCTCATCAAATCCATGCACAGGTGTCCTCTTCAGCAGACTTTTAAGTCTGTCCCATGCTTGgcctagggtttcctccatgcccttcctgaaagaagaaatttccaTCTTACCTTTGGTGattttagactgtggaaaatatttattcagaAACTTTGACACCACAATCTCCCAAGTTGTACAGCTTTCTTGGGGAAAATAATTTAGCCACAGTTTAGCactgcctcccaatgagaaaggaaacaagctaagtttgatAACCTCATCCGTCACTCCGTCGATCTTCaccgtgttgcaaatctcattaAACGTGGTGAtatgatcatatggactttcatgtgaCAGTCCATCAAACTAATTACTCTGCACCAAATGAATCAACGTCGGCTTCATCTCCATGTTCAAAGCATTGACCGTCGGCCTTGTAATGCTAGTAAAATGTTGAGGGCCAACTACAGTAGTAGCATCTGCCACAGTGCGTCTCCTAGGAGCTTCCTCCTCAGCCATCTTTATGCTTTGCTGTGATGCTATTGGTGAGGGTTGCAAAAGTCTGTCAGGAGAagggaataattctctagatgGTCTTCTAACTTTCTTCCCCCTTCTTTCACTtaatccttcaagaagaggttattgatttttcttgctcctagtacgAATTGCCTCCTgcaaacacaagaaaaaaaaccctaaaaagcacttttatataaaaataaaaacaaaaacgaaaaacaaaacaaaaatcaagtcaaattcaatcaataatcacactactagaataaTTAAACCATGAGTCATCGAcaacgacaccaaaaacttgtgAAGAGTctagcaagtgtactagatcgtatcaagtaataataaaactataagtccgagtatcgtttccctagagactctgCGGCCTAAACATTTGTGTGATATCTTGAAATCATAGAACTTGAGTAAACGAAATTTAGTGTTtcaaatgcaaaacaaaaaataaacatgcatgtgaTAATTTATCAATTGGCAATAAaacgatatggatgaatggtgttgttggggtttacgatttcatcctaatccactctctaatatctattattcttactcaattctacttctttatcaaaTGTTCAttccactttctaatttactctaaacccaatgtcttggtgaaaagagcctactcctaattactagtttactatgtctagtctccctagcaattattcatgcattaccTTCAGAAGCTTTAGGCAATTGATCTGttaggaaaacaggtaggcttctttacaccaagaggggggtgaattggtgttctttcaaaaacaaaatctttttacaatcttgaaacaaaagtataatgctttttgatcttttcttgaaatgcaagtaatgaaaatttcaatgcagcggaaaaacgcagttgactacTAAACAGATATAGTcaactgaatttaaagagtgcagggatagagaaaatcaaacactggtttttatactggttcggccaacaatgcctacttccagtgtccttccaacccaggaagcaaatgcactataatggttgcggtttttacaacaaggaatttatagaagcctcacgcaaaaatataaatctcttctctaacccaaaaccaaaatatagctgcacaacaaaaccataattgcagcaagaatcccctcttctgcaatctgaacccacgtgaacaatcctcaacgtgtaactagcactcttcacaggatgccaagcctatcacaccagacttcataggttgccaagccttcacaggatgccaagccttcaaagatcaatcaagaagcaccttcctcgtgcagataatgatcaagcagtcagCGCAattgccttctccctttgaatctctctcaagaaagatcatcactgtcttcttggagaattcttggagatgttaaaacagagaattcaatctgaaacaagaaatgaaaatgtcagtgttcaaaagtctttgaacaaatcgcgttcat contains these protein-coding regions:
- the LOC106763555 gene encoding uncharacterized protein LOC106763555, whose translation is MEITTPLTEALQQTPVYARHVKPYIGEEIEKAMEEFCNGPLKRKHPPKMKDPGGLTIPCTIGSVKIGRALLDSSINLMPLSMLKKIGGLTLKPTNISLVVVDGSSKKPYGVVEDVVIRVESVEFLVDFVIIKMKEDDRIPLILERSFMKTTKVVISVYDGVIMLKDQEEKVIYNLSKEKQMRIKKRAKYKASKKDAAVDRPESAKVVNKGNNCVLMLVKEEEKVGKGGIVHFDLKDALFKLGTPVKYKKKMWVVKGFQENRVIEIEDPYSKRVEKVDRKQLMSWCD